From the Montipora capricornis isolate CH-2021 chromosome 2, ASM3666992v2, whole genome shotgun sequence genome, one window contains:
- the LOC138025740 gene encoding heterogeneous nuclear ribonucleoprotein A1-like, which produces MANPNESNNDDRLKKLFVGGLKRDTGDDTLKEYFGSYGEMTDCVVIRDNAKASRGFGYVTYADKESVIQVLLDKKDKPHAIEGKEVEVKRAIPRDDPSPTAHLKTKKIFIGGLADEASADDVRNTLADQVRGNFPTSVDLIMRKNEDGSTSTKHRGFCFVEFEDEDLVDELCCIKKITIAGKTVEIKKAEPKDKAEKGGGRGGGRGGGRGGMSGRGGRGGGGGGGGSQFGGYQGSAYDQSYYGGGYGYGQSDGYSTGYDGYGYGAMGAYSQAASQYGPQQGGYGGVGGRGGGGRYRPY; this is translated from the coding sequence ATGGCAAACCCAAACGAATCAAACAATGATGACCGTCTCAAGAAGCTTTTTGTTGGTGGTTTGAAAAGAGACACGGGCGACGATACGCTGAAAGAATACTTCGGCAGTTATGGAGAAATGACGGACTGCGTTGTAATTCGCGACAACGCGAAGGCATCCAGAGGTTTTGGATACGTGACTTATGCTGACAAAGAGAGTGTAATACAAGTTTTACTAGACAAGAAAGACAAACCTCACGCCATTGAAGGGAAAGAAGTAGAAGTTAAGCGCGCCATTCCTCGTGATGACCCAAGCCCAACAGCTCAtctaaagacaaagaaaatattcATCGGCGGTTTAGCGGACGAAGCATCGGCAGACGACGTTAGAAACACTCTCGCCGACCAGGTTCGTGGAAATTTCCCAACCAGCGTTGATTTAATAATGCGAAAAAACGAAGACGGTAGCACTTCGACCAAACACCGCGGTTTCTGCTTCGTTGAATTCGAAGATGAGGACCTTGTCGACGAACTCTGTTGTATTAAAAAAATCACCATCGCTGGAAAGACGGTCGAAATCAAGAAGGCTGAACCCAAGGACAAAGCCGAGAAGGGTGGTGGACGCGGTGGAGGACGCGGCGGTGGCCGGGGAGGCATGAGTGGACGTGGTGGTCGAGGAGGCGGTGGAGGGGGTGGAGGTAGCCAGTTTGGTGGTTATCAGGGCAGTGCTTATGACCAGTCTTACTACGGTGGTGGGTATGGCTATGGTCAGAGTGATGGCTATAGTACAGGATATGACGGATATGGCTATGGTGCTATGGGAGCCTATTCACAAGCAGCTTCACAGTATGGCCCACAACAAGGCGGTTATGGTGGCGTAGGTGgcagaggaggaggaggaagataCAGGCCATACTAA
- the LOC138037460 gene encoding uncharacterized protein, translated as MSINKLKLNKEKTEFLFFQSKFRLQHCLPSICFGQDTVQPSQTARNIGVTFDSTMSMLPHINTVCKSAFYHLRNLSRIRKFISTETAKTLVHAFISSKLDHCNSLLYNLPKYAVKKLQHVQNAAARLITFSSKFNHITPILKDLHWLPINERIKFKISILTFKALHDLSPSYIHRPSRTLRSSTSLRLNPASYNLKSYGSRAVAVASPELWNDLPEHIKKLIISRLSKHDLKLIYSRKFLNNFFVYG; from the coding sequence ATGAGtatcaacaaactaaaattgaataaagaaaaaactgagTTCCTCTTTTTTCAGTCAAAATTTAGACTACAGCACTGCTTGCCGTCAATCTGCTTTGGTCAAGACACCGTCCAGCCTTCTCAAACTGCCAGGAATATTGGTGTCACTTTTGACAGTACCATGTCAATGCTGCCTCATATTAATACTGTATGTAAATCTGCATTCTATCACCTTCGTAATCTATCACGTATCAGAAAATTTATATCAACTGAAACTGCCAAAACACTTGTGCATGCCTTTATCTCATCCAAACTTGACCACTGCAACTCCCTTCTGTACAATCTTCCGAAATATGCTGTTAAAAAACTACAGCATGTACAAAACGCCGCCGCGCGTTTAATAACATTTTCCTCGAAATTCAACCATATTACTCCCATCTTGAAAGATCTACACTGGTTACCAATTAATGAACGCATAAAGTTTAAGATTTCAATTCTCACTTTCAAGGCTTTGCATGATTTGTCTCCCTCGTACATACACCGTCCTTCAAGAACCCTCCGCTCATCTACATCGCTCCGTCTTAACCCTGCCAGCTATAATTTGAAGTCTTATGGATCTAGAGCTGTCGCTGTCGCCTCGCCAGAACTTTGGAACGATCTACCGGAACACATAAAAAAACTGATAATCTCCAGACTTTCAAAACACgacttaaaacttatttattcaaGGAAATTTTTGAATAACTTTTTCGTTTATggataa